A genomic stretch from Deltaproteobacteria bacterium IMCC39524 includes:
- a CDS encoding SHOCT domain-containing protein: MHSHSMGNWFCGPEGLFGFHFGGFFYLIFWVAGLMLLFMLFRTLFANKQNNATTTGNWSSALSILENRYASGEIDQEEFLQKKKDLK, encoded by the coding sequence ATGCATTCACATTCAATGGGCAACTGGTTCTGTGGACCTGAAGGACTCTTCGGCTTTCATTTCGGTGGATTTTTTTATCTCATCTTTTGGGTGGCAGGCTTAATGCTACTATTCATGCTTTTTCGTACCTTGTTCGCAAACAAGCAGAACAATGCTACTACGACAGGAAACTGGTCTTCTGCATTATCGATACTTGAGAATCGTTATGCCTCTGGTGAAATTGACCAGGAAGAGTTTTTACAAAAGAAAAAGGATTTGAAGTAG